One Silene latifolia isolate original U9 population chromosome 4, ASM4854445v1, whole genome shotgun sequence DNA segment encodes these proteins:
- the LOC141652427 gene encoding gibberellin 2-beta-dioxygenase 2-like, whose amino-acid sequence MVVASPNALKRSRKTKGVGVPSIDMSLVKDDRSTLRELIVEASQELGIFKVVNHGVSHHVISDLEKHALDFFSRSSAEKHNQVGKLPTPFGYGCRNIGSNGDMGDLEYLLLHANDSSTHPPSLSKAVKDYVGAVKGLASELLELMGEGLWVCDKSILSNMITDVQSDSLLRLNHYPPLNHLPGPLSPERVGFGEHSDPQILTILRSNDVAGLQVCMPDGGLWIPVQPDPSAFYVMVGDALQVLTNGRFTSVKHRAMANSSAAKARMSTIFFGAPPLNALISPLNEMVSSLTPNLYLPFTWGEYKRAMRTSRLSDCRLNLFKRPLT is encoded by the exons ATGGTGGTAGCAAGTCCAAATGCATTAAAAAGAAGTCGAAAAACAAAGGGAGTTGGTGTGCCAAGCATAGACATGTCCCTTGTTAAGGATGACAGGTCAACTTTGAGAGAGCTTATTGTTGAGGCCTCTCAAGAGTTAGGCATCTTCAAGGTCGTCAACCACGGTGTCTCCCACCATGTCATTTCCGACCTTGAGAAACACGCTCTCGACTTCTTTTCAAGGTCTTCCGCCGAGAAACACAATCAAGTGGGGAAGCTCCCGACTCCCTTTGGATACGGCTGCAGGAACATAGGCTCCAATGGTGACATGGGTGACCTTGAGTACCTTCTCCTTCATGCTAACGACTCTTCCACTCATCCTCCCTCCTTAag TAAAGCAGTCAAGGATTACGTAGGAGCTGTAAAAGGATTAGCAAGCGAGTTACTAGAGCTGATGGGAGAAGGACTGTGGGTTTGTGATAAGTCGATATTAAGCAACATGATTACAGACGTTCAAAGCGATTCTCTACTCAGGCTCAATCACTACCCTCCTCTTAACCACCTCCCAGGCCCACTTTCCCCTGAGCGTGTTGGCTTTGGAGAGCATTCTGACCCTCAGATCCTAACCATTCTCAGATCCAACGATGTTGCCGGTCTCCAAGTTTGCATGCCTGACGGTGGTTTATGGATCCCTGTTCAACCCGATCCCTCTGCTTTCTATGTTATGGTTGGGGATGCTCTTCAG GTACTGACAAATGGGAGATTCACGAGCGTTAAACACAGGGCAATGGCAAATAGTTCAGCAGCCAAAGCAAGAATGTCTACTATATTTTTCGGGGCTCCCCCATTGAATGCTCTGATATCTCCTCTAAATGAGATGGTGTCCTCCCTCACTCCAAACCTCTACCTGCCTTTCACTTGGGGTGAATACAAGCGCGCAATGCGCACCTCCCGTCTCAGTGACTGTCGCCTTAACCTTTTCAAGCGACCCCTCacctaa